The following proteins come from a genomic window of Anaerolineae bacterium:
- a CDS encoding GNAT family N-acetyltransferase, whose amino-acid sequence MAKVEYREYRPEDAESFLRLHDSVFPRMSPEYWADWSRGQVTAAVALRDGEVVGAVPFQFRDFLIRPGVSVPVAWEYSVCTREDVRGTGVGSRLMEVAAEFLRGRCLAMMVYREDERSRAYRFYRRTGHEDLAYLTSWVREPAPVWPSAGVRRVAYAEFLEQQERAVDLFRSAYGNQAGYPPRFCGYYEVAVQTPQYEEVPLDLSVLQVPAEGSMRGYAIVGEEKLVPALHLLEIATEGSDLSVALPLLAAYADLATERGVPAHARLGGGSPYAPVLQALGFHPRARSRGGMMILGRVLDPEGLAEAAWRPSEATRGLEVTVWTPEREVILHGASGGEGRRLMLEMKESSLARLLLGRLDLTAALEMGLVTAPGACGADLAAVVDALPWARWAYHQLDFV is encoded by the coding sequence CGCCCGAGTACTGGGCGGACTGGTCCAGGGGCCAGGTGACCGCCGCCGTGGCCCTCAGGGATGGCGAGGTGGTGGGGGCAGTGCCCTTCCAGTTTCGCGATTTCCTCATCCGTCCGGGCGTATCGGTCCCAGTGGCGTGGGAGTACTCCGTCTGCACGCGCGAGGATGTGAGGGGCACGGGGGTGGGCTCCCGCCTGATGGAAGTGGCTGCTGAGTTCCTGCGAGGACGGTGCCTGGCCATGATGGTCTACCGAGAGGACGAACGCAGTCGGGCGTACCGCTTCTACCGACGGACGGGCCACGAGGACCTGGCGTACCTGACCTCGTGGGTGCGAGAGCCAGCGCCGGTGTGGCCTTCGGCAGGGGTGAGACGGGTCGCCTATGCCGAGTTCCTGGAGCAGCAGGAAAGGGCCGTAGACCTCTTCCGCAGCGCCTACGGCAACCAGGCGGGCTACCCGCCTCGCTTCTGCGGCTACTACGAGGTAGCGGTGCAGACGCCTCAATACGAGGAGGTGCCACTGGACCTGTCGGTGTTGCAGGTCCCGGCGGAGGGGAGCATGCGGGGCTATGCCATCGTAGGCGAGGAGAAGCTGGTGCCGGCGCTGCACCTGTTGGAGATAGCGACGGAGGGCAGCGACCTCAGTGTGGCCCTGCCGCTACTGGCGGCCTACGCCGACCTGGCCACCGAGCGAGGAGTGCCCGCGCACGCGCGCCTGGGGGGCGGTAGCCCGTACGCGCCCGTGCTTCAGGCGCTCGGCTTCCATCCCCGGGCGCGCTCACGAGGGGGCATGATGATCCTGGGGCGCGTGCTCGACCCGGAGGGCCTGGCGGAGGCGGCATGGCGACCCTCCGAAGCCACGCGAGGGCTGGAGGTCACGGTCTGGACCCCCGAGCGGGAGGTGATCCTCCATGGTGCATCGGGAGGGGAGGGCCGGCGCCTGATGCTGGAGATGAAGGAGTCGAGCCTGGCGCGGCTGCTGTTGGGCCGGCTGGACCTGACGGCGGCCCTGGAGATGGGCCTGGTGACGGCGCCCGGCGCGTGCGGAGCCGACCTAGCGGCGGTAGTGGATGCGCTGCCATGGGCGCGCTGGGCGTATCACCAGCTGGACTTTGTATAG
- a CDS encoding extracellular solute-binding protein: MESRRLARRTVLSAIATSFAAAVGASVLGACGGATPAPTVGPEGEATAAAAPSGGERTEEAFTIEVLVDFSPEYLAFVDENITPLLKEMYPNATVENLPLDWNRLEEQLLTTKAGGSMPDLYRMGAAFVPLAALNGLAIVLDDRLDEWGVRDDFLKASLTTCQWEGKTWGLPQLTSPRHYCYRKDLADEAGVTIADDWDWDAYLEAAIACTVHDGTKVVRMGSSCHMDRQEWLGVLYSGGGMVVKDGKAGFNNEAGVWSLSWLKERNNTITPQGYAPLPDSPIPYLATGQWVIAYGHPGNHAVNVRRHAPDKLQFVTVPQPPMKARRVAKTNTDWIAIGVTSKHPDAAWELLKLHMSPEALIAYNQDIGYLPPRQSAFEQAEYLQEPLMQKVISNMRNYGEPQPLYPSWAKLNRVLQPMVEAAILGTKTIEQALAEAETETNTIMAEYPNWPDV, from the coding sequence ATGGAAAGTCGTAGGCTCGCGCGACGTACCGTCCTTAGCGCCATCGCCACTAGTTTCGCTGCTGCCGTGGGGGCGTCTGTTCTCGGAGCCTGTGGTGGGGCCACTCCGGCGCCGACTGTAGGGCCTGAGGGCGAGGCTACCGCAGCGGCGGCCCCATCTGGAGGTGAGAGAACTGAGGAGGCCTTCACCATTGAGGTTCTAGTGGATTTCTCGCCCGAGTATCTGGCATTCGTGGATGAGAACATCACGCCGCTCCTAAAGGAGATGTACCCGAACGCCACGGTGGAGAACCTGCCACTGGACTGGAACCGCCTCGAGGAGCAACTCCTCACCACCAAGGCGGGCGGCTCCATGCCGGACCTGTACAGGATGGGTGCCGCTTTCGTGCCCTTGGCCGCGCTGAACGGTCTCGCCATTGTCTTGGATGACCGGCTGGACGAATGGGGTGTCAGAGACGACTTCCTCAAAGCTTCACTGACCACTTGCCAGTGGGAGGGCAAGACCTGGGGTCTGCCACAGTTGACCAGCCCTCGGCACTACTGCTACCGAAAGGACCTTGCAGACGAGGCAGGTGTTACCATCGCGGATGACTGGGACTGGGACGCCTACCTGGAGGCCGCCATCGCTTGTACCGTGCACGATGGCACCAAGGTGGTCCGCATGGGATCTTCGTGCCACATGGATCGGCAGGAGTGGCTCGGTGTCCTCTACTCCGGCGGTGGTATGGTGGTGAAGGATGGCAAGGCCGGATTCAACAATGAGGCTGGCGTCTGGTCGCTTAGCTGGCTCAAGGAGCGCAACAACACTATCACGCCACAAGGCTACGCCCCACTGCCGGACTCGCCCATCCCCTATCTGGCTACAGGCCAGTGGGTGATTGCCTACGGACACCCGGGCAACCACGCGGTGAACGTCAGGCGGCACGCTCCCGACAAGCTACAGTTCGTCACGGTGCCGCAGCCGCCTATGAAGGCCCGTAGAGTTGCGAAGACCAACACCGATTGGATCGCCATCGGCGTTACCTCGAAGCATCCGGACGCAGCCTGGGAGTTGCTGAAGCTCCACATGAGCCCAGAAGCGCTGATCGCCTACAACCAGGATATTGGCTACCTGCCTCCGCGCCAGTCCGCCTTTGAGCAGGCCGAGTACCTGCAGGAGCCCCTTATGCAGAAGGTGATTAGCAACATGCGGAACTACGGCGAGCCCCAGCCCCTGTATCCGTCGTGGGCGAAGCTCAACCGGGTCCTGCAGCCTATGGTAGAGGCAGCTATCCTAGGCACCAAGACCATCGAACAGGCCCTGGCCGAGGCCGAGACGGAGACCAACACCATCATGGCGGAGTACCCCAACTGGCCTGACGTGTAA
- a CDS encoding sugar ABC transporter permease, with protein MAAPWIVGFFTLTLGPMLASVYFSLTDYSVLQPPRFVGLDNFRVMFFEDPRYFTVLYNTMYYTVLHVPLSMILALTVAILLNQGLPGENVLRTIYYMPSVVSGVAVSMLWLWLFDPNLGLVNVVLGWVGIQGPVWLMDPNWSKPALVLMSMWGIGGQMVIFLAGLQGVPQEMYEAAMVDGASWWHKIRFVTVPLITPTIFFNLIMGVIGSFQVFTSAYVMTNGGPVNSTLFYVLYLYESAFRYFEMGYACALAWVLFFIIMAFTLVQFYTSGKWVYYEMPASRARAA; from the coding sequence ATGGCTGCCCCGTGGATAGTCGGCTTCTTCACCCTCACCCTGGGCCCAATGCTGGCCTCGGTCTACTTCAGCCTGACGGACTACAGCGTGTTGCAGCCACCCCGCTTCGTGGGACTGGACAACTTCCGGGTGATGTTCTTCGAGGATCCCAGGTACTTCACCGTCCTGTATAACACCATGTACTACACCGTCCTGCATGTCCCGTTGTCTATGATCCTTGCTCTCACCGTTGCCATCTTGCTGAATCAGGGGCTGCCAGGGGAGAACGTCTTACGTACCATCTACTACATGCCCTCGGTGGTGTCAGGGGTGGCCGTGTCCATGCTCTGGCTCTGGCTGTTCGACCCCAACCTTGGGCTAGTGAACGTGGTGCTGGGCTGGGTCGGCATCCAAGGACCAGTCTGGCTAATGGATCCCAACTGGTCGAAGCCGGCACTGGTTCTCATGAGTATGTGGGGCATCGGTGGCCAGATGGTCATCTTCCTGGCGGGCCTGCAGGGGGTGCCACAGGAGATGTACGAGGCTGCCATGGTGGACGGGGCCAGTTGGTGGCACAAGATCCGCTTCGTGACCGTGCCGCTGATCACACCTACGATCTTCTTCAACCTCATCATGGGGGTCATAGGCTCATTCCAAGTCTTCACCTCGGCCTACGTCATGACCAACGGGGGCCCAGTCAACTCAACGCTGTTCTACGTCCTCTACCTGTACGAGAGTGCCTTCCGTTACTTCGAGATGGGGTACGCGTGCGCCCTGGCTTGGGTTCTCTTCTTCATCATCATGGCCTTTACCCTGGTGCAGTTCTACACGTCCGGGAAGTGGGTGTACTACGAGATGCCAGCCTCGCGAGCCAGGGCTGCCTAG
- a CDS encoding carbohydrate ABC transporter permease produces MIIARVVVLYALMAIFALTFLFPFIWMLSTSLKVPEQVWAIPPVWIPDPPVLQNYTDAIRSVPTIRYLRNTLIITLFPTAATLLASSCVAFAFSRLEWRGRNLWFSLLLSTMMLPGQVTMIPVFVGFHRLGWVNTFRPLLVPSLFGSAFYIFLLRQFFLSIPREMDEAATMDGAIPPVIWWKITLPLAGPALAAVAIFSFIGHWNDFMGPLIYLQRSVMWPLSLGLLGFRQQYLTKWEQIMAYSLMVMLPCLLVFFFSQRYFIQGITLSGLKG; encoded by the coding sequence ATGATCATCGCCCGGGTGGTGGTGTTGTACGCCCTGATGGCCATTTTCGCCCTGACTTTCCTGTTTCCCTTCATTTGGATGCTGTCCACTTCTCTCAAGGTACCGGAGCAAGTGTGGGCCATCCCGCCCGTGTGGATCCCGGACCCTCCCGTGCTACAGAACTACACCGACGCCATCAGGTCGGTTCCCACGATTCGGTACCTGCGCAACACGTTGATCATCACCCTGTTTCCCACCGCCGCCACCCTGCTAGCATCGTCTTGCGTGGCGTTTGCCTTCTCTAGGCTTGAGTGGCGGGGCCGCAACCTCTGGTTCTCTCTGCTGCTGTCCACCATGATGCTGCCCGGACAGGTGACGATGATACCCGTCTTTGTTGGCTTTCACCGTCTTGGGTGGGTGAATACCTTTCGCCCGTTGCTCGTCCCGTCGCTGTTCGGTAGCGCCTTTTACATCTTCCTCTTGCGTCAGTTCTTCCTCAGCATTCCCCGGGAGATGGATGAGGCGGCGACGATGGATGGCGCCATCCCGCCTGTCATCTGGTGGAAGATCACCTTACCCCTAGCCGGGCCGGCGCTGGCAGCAGTGGCGATCTTTTCCTTCATCGGCCACTGGAATGACTTCATGGGGCCACTCATTTACCTGCAGCGCTCGGTCATGTGGCCGCTGTCACTAGGGTTGCTCGGGTTCAGGCAGCAGTATCTGACTAAGTGGGAGCAGATCATGGCCTACTCGCTGATGGTCATGCTCCCCTGCCTGCTCGTGTTCTTCTTCTCCCAGCGCTACTTCATCCAGGGGATAACGCTGTCCGGGCTCAAGGGGTAA
- a CDS encoding sulfatase-like hydrolase/transferase, with protein MTKPNVLLFLTDGHRADALGCYGNPVLRTPYLDALAREGVRFTGSFSAHTVCMPSRASIFTGRYPHVHGVWANGIPLSRSEVTLAQVLAENGYRTGAFGKIHFEPQQAADYPPALDREESYYGFQEVRLSENKMGPDYLAFVDEHYPDLSEAVRSRQPVPEEAHQITWITDQAMDFIGRNAGGTQPFFCFCSYHELIPPSHSPEEYTGRYRPEDMPEPKRREGELDAKPPYLKDCYEGSLRMRNEAHAILPYPDDETLRRYLASYYDMATFLDHQFGRLAASLQEHSLWDDTIVLFTSDHGLCLNDHWQWRHGPFLYDQVMNVPMIWRVPGMTRPGQVDDSLVESVDIMPTILDLAGVEVPAGVQGRSIRLLLAQETGAQGRDSVLGQDRESPELMARGVDPTGHEVKALRTREWKLIHYPGRPYGELYDLINDPDEFENLWAKPRYAGKRQEMERLLLERLCAAEDPLPQRRHMW; from the coding sequence ATGACGAAGCCCAACGTTCTTCTGTTCCTCACCGACGGTCATCGGGCGGATGCTCTGGGCTGCTACGGGAATCCGGTCCTTCGTACGCCATACCTCGATGCGCTGGCTCGGGAGGGGGTGCGCTTCACCGGCAGCTTTAGCGCACACACTGTCTGCATGCCCTCACGAGCTTCCATCTTCACCGGGCGCTATCCGCACGTGCATGGAGTGTGGGCCAATGGCATCCCGCTCTCGCGAAGCGAGGTGACGTTGGCGCAGGTTCTAGCCGAGAACGGATACCGCACGGGCGCCTTTGGCAAGATCCACTTCGAGCCCCAACAGGCTGCCGACTATCCCCCAGCGTTGGACCGGGAGGAGAGCTACTATGGCTTCCAAGAGGTCCGGCTCAGTGAGAACAAGATGGGCCCCGACTACTTGGCCTTCGTAGATGAACACTACCCCGACCTAAGCGAGGCGGTCAGAAGCCGGCAACCTGTCCCCGAGGAGGCGCATCAGATCACGTGGATCACCGATCAGGCAATGGACTTCATAGGCCGAAACGCTGGCGGTACGCAGCCGTTCTTCTGCTTCTGCTCCTACCATGAGCTAATACCGCCGTCGCACTCGCCCGAGGAGTACACTGGGCGTTATCGTCCTGAGGACATGCCAGAGCCGAAGCGCAGAGAGGGGGAACTCGACGCCAAGCCGCCCTACCTCAAGGACTGCTACGAGGGGTCGCTGCGTATGCGCAATGAGGCGCATGCTATCTTGCCGTATCCGGACGATGAGACCCTTAGGCGCTACTTGGCCAGCTACTACGACATGGCCACGTTCCTGGATCACCAGTTCGGACGACTGGCTGCCAGCCTACAGGAGCATTCCCTCTGGGACGACACCATCGTGCTCTTCACCTCTGACCACGGGCTATGCCTGAACGATCACTGGCAGTGGCGCCACGGCCCCTTCCTCTATGATCAGGTGATGAACGTGCCCATGATATGGCGCGTGCCGGGAATGACACGTCCTGGCCAGGTGGACGACAGCCTAGTGGAGTCCGTGGACATCATGCCGACGATTCTCGATCTAGCCGGGGTAGAGGTGCCGGCAGGAGTGCAGGGGCGGTCCATCCGTCTTCTGCTGGCCCAGGAAACCGGTGCTCAGGGGAGGGACTCTGTACTCGGCCAAGACCGGGAGTCACCGGAACTGATGGCGCGTGGCGTCGACCCGACCGGCCACGAGGTCAAGGCGCTGCGCACGCGGGAATGGAAGCTGATCCACTACCCCGGACGCCCGTACGGTGAGCTCTACGACCTGATCAATGACCCCGATGAGTTCGAGAACCTCTGGGCCAAGCCGCGCTATGCTGGCAAGAGACAGGAAATGGAGCGACTGCTTCTTGAGCGTCTTTGTGCGGCGGAGGATCCTCTGCCGCAGAGGAGGCACATGTGGTAG
- a CDS encoding sulfatase-like hydrolase/transferase: MVAWPPQAAKKLTPEPSRTRTNVIFILTDDQGIWASGCYGNPEIRTPNIDRLAATGVRFSNFFCTSPVCSPSRATLMTGRVPSRHGVHDWIREGNVPPNAVEYLQGQTTYTDVLAAHGYHCGISGKWHLGASQLQQHHFSHWYVHQSGGGPYHNAPMVRDGKLINEPGYVTNAITDDALAFLEARAGEEAPFYLSVHYTAPHSPWTGHPQDIVDSYDDCPFESCPQEPRHPWAIWLTDQNLGNRESLKGYFAAVTAMDADVGRILDRVEELSLRENTLIIFNSDNGFSCGHHGFWGKGNGTFPLNMYENSVKVPLIFSQPGRLPQGAVTEALTSGYDFAPTLLDYLGLPGMGDERLPGRSFVPALMGQEDPGHDSVVVFSEYGSTRMVRTREWKYVHRYPYGPHELYRLADDPDERANLAERAEHAGTVRELRQQLSQWFHRYVDPRLDGKALPVTGQGQLGLVGPGEEENAFAQGDG; encoded by the coding sequence GTGGTAGCCTGGCCGCCCCAGGCGGCGAAGAAGCTCACTCCCGAGCCGAGCCGGACACGCACCAACGTCATCTTCATCCTCACCGACGACCAGGGCATCTGGGCTTCGGGCTGCTACGGCAACCCCGAGATTCGCACGCCCAACATCGACCGACTGGCTGCCACCGGAGTGCGCTTCTCCAACTTCTTCTGCACCTCGCCGGTGTGCTCCCCTAGCCGAGCCACGCTCATGACCGGGCGGGTGCCTTCCCGTCACGGCGTCCACGACTGGATCCGGGAGGGGAATGTGCCTCCCAATGCGGTGGAGTACCTCCAGGGCCAGACCACCTACACCGACGTCCTGGCCGCTCACGGCTACCACTGCGGCATCAGCGGCAAGTGGCACCTGGGTGCCAGCCAGCTGCAACAGCACCACTTCAGCCATTGGTACGTCCACCAGTCGGGGGGCGGCCCCTACCACAACGCCCCCATGGTTCGGGACGGCAAGCTGATCAACGAGCCAGGGTACGTCACCAACGCTATCACTGACGACGCCCTAGCCTTCCTGGAGGCGCGGGCGGGCGAGGAAGCTCCCTTCTACCTGAGCGTGCACTACACCGCTCCTCACAGCCCCTGGACGGGCCATCCTCAGGACATCGTAGACTCGTACGACGACTGTCCCTTCGAGAGCTGCCCCCAGGAGCCCCGCCACCCCTGGGCCATCTGGCTCACGGACCAGAACCTGGGCAACCGGGAGTCGCTCAAGGGCTACTTCGCCGCCGTCACCGCCATGGACGCCGACGTGGGCCGCATCCTGGACCGGGTGGAGGAACTCAGCCTGCGGGAGAACACCCTCATCATCTTCAACAGCGACAACGGGTTCAGCTGCGGACACCACGGCTTCTGGGGCAAGGGTAACGGCACCTTCCCCCTCAACATGTACGAGAACTCGGTCAAGGTGCCTCTCATCTTCTCCCAGCCCGGCCGGCTGCCCCAGGGTGCGGTGACGGAGGCCCTGACCAGCGGCTATGACTTCGCTCCCACCCTGCTGGACTACCTTGGCCTGCCGGGCATGGGCGACGAGCGATTGCCGGGAAGGAGCTTCGTGCCCGCGCTGATGGGGCAGGAGGACCCCGGGCACGATAGCGTGGTGGTCTTCTCCGAGTATGGCTCCACTCGCATGGTACGCACCCGGGAGTGGAAGTACGTTCACCGCTACCCCTACGGCCCTCACGAGCTCTACCGACTGGCCGACGACCCGGACGAGCGGGCCAACCTGGCCGAACGGGCCGAGCACGCCGGGACGGTGCGCGAGCTGCGGCAGCAGCTGAGCCAGTGGTTCCACCGGTACGTGGACCCCCGGCTGGACGGCAAGGCCCTGCCGGTGACGGGACAGGGGCAGTTGGGGTTGGTTGGTCCCGGCGAAGAGGAGAACGCCTTCGCCCAGGGCGATGGCTAG
- a CDS encoding site-specific integrase, whose amino-acid sequence MARRRQGRQDTGAVQLSLFGDEQAIQAGSQVRPPAPQASLRRANAWFAGRMASLDYSANTVESYTTAVELLARFLGDDVSLRQIRASHLRRYLQWLSERGRDTPVKTLALRVTGIRRFFELLQEEGVLPDNPAADLYAPGGEVPLPDVVTAEEQDRMRQVAWASHGRPDRPDSRPLLLLMLTLELGLRRGELEELSRGQVLTAEPVVAIRIHHRGRRHRYKNRTLPAPAGFREVYRAYLSQYPSGDERVFAASTRTLHRVLERLGREAHTGVLVTPNVMRWSCALRWYFELPADEVRQRLGLSPVGWEDALRVLEGLARRLDAG is encoded by the coding sequence ATGGCGCGGCGCAGGCAGGGGCGACAGGACACGGGGGCGGTGCAGCTATCGCTGTTCGGCGACGAGCAGGCCATCCAGGCCGGCAGCCAGGTGCGACCTCCGGCCCCGCAGGCCAGTCTCCGCCGGGCCAACGCCTGGTTCGCCGGCCGCATGGCGTCGCTTGACTACAGCGCCAACACCGTGGAGAGCTACACCACTGCGGTAGAGCTGCTGGCTCGTTTCCTGGGAGATGACGTGAGCCTGCGCCAGATCCGGGCCTCTCACCTGCGGCGTTACCTACAGTGGCTGTCGGAGCGGGGGCGGGACACACCGGTCAAGACTCTCGCCCTGCGCGTGACGGGCATCCGCCGCTTCTTCGAGCTTCTCCAGGAGGAAGGCGTCCTCCCCGACAACCCGGCGGCCGACCTCTACGCCCCGGGAGGGGAAGTGCCCCTACCGGACGTGGTCACAGCCGAGGAGCAAGACCGCATGCGTCAGGTTGCCTGGGCCTCGCACGGGCGACCGGACCGACCTGATTCCCGCCCGCTCTTGCTGCTCATGCTCACCCTCGAGCTGGGCCTTCGCCGAGGGGAGCTAGAGGAGCTGTCCCGCGGCCAGGTGCTCACGGCGGAGCCGGTGGTGGCCATCCGCATCCACCATCGCGGTCGGCGCCACCGCTACAAGAACCGCACCCTGCCCGCTCCGGCCGGCTTCCGAGAGGTGTATCGGGCCTACCTGAGCCAGTACCCTTCGGGCGACGAGCGGGTATTCGCCGCTTCCACCCGTACTCTGCACCGGGTGCTGGAGCGGCTGGGCCGGGAGGCGCACACGGGAGTGCTGGTGACCCCGAACGTGATGCGCTGGAGCTGTGCCCTGCGCTGGTACTTCGAGCTACCTGCGGACGAGGTGCGCCAGCGGCTGGGCCTGAGCCCGGTGGGTTGGGAGGATGCCCTCCGCGTGCTAGAGGGGCTCGCCCGGCGCCTCGATGCTGGCTAG
- a CDS encoding rubrerythrin family protein codes for MAVPIQLDVAAKRAALAAQANELTEYHVYTRLADSTQDEDNARVLRAIGEDELRHYRFWARLTGEEPKPDRWRIWWYLFISRLFGLTFGMRLLERAEEYAHEVAYRRLIGVVPGIEAVAQDEEKHEQQLIELIDEERLRYVGSVVLGLNDALVELTGTLAGLTFALRNTDLIAVSGLITGIAASLSMAASGYLSAREEEGEQDPLKSSLYTGAAYVLAVAFLVLPFLLLGNPYAALAWTGINAVGLIAVFNYYVSVARDISFKDRFLEMAAISLGVAVVSFGLGYLVRVFLGVDV; via the coding sequence ATGGCGGTCCCGATACAGCTTGATGTGGCAGCGAAGCGGGCGGCATTGGCAGCCCAGGCGAACGAGCTCACTGAGTACCACGTCTACACTCGCCTGGCGGATTCGACCCAAGACGAGGACAATGCGCGGGTGCTACGCGCTATTGGAGAGGATGAGCTGCGCCACTACCGCTTCTGGGCCCGGCTGACGGGCGAGGAGCCCAAGCCGGACCGGTGGCGCATTTGGTGGTACCTCTTCATCTCTCGCCTCTTCGGGCTCACTTTCGGCATGAGGCTGCTCGAGCGGGCCGAGGAGTACGCCCACGAAGTGGCCTACCGACGGCTTATAGGTGTCGTACCCGGGATCGAGGCGGTGGCCCAGGACGAGGAGAAGCATGAGCAGCAGCTGATCGAACTCATAGACGAGGAAAGGCTGCGCTACGTGGGTTCGGTGGTCCTGGGCCTGAACGACGCTCTGGTGGAGCTCACCGGGACGCTGGCCGGGCTCACCTTCGCCCTGCGAAACACCGACTTGATCGCCGTCTCGGGGCTAATCACCGGCATCGCCGCCTCCCTGTCCATGGCCGCGTCCGGATACCTGTCCGCTCGGGAGGAAGAGGGGGAGCAAGACCCGCTCAAGTCCTCGCTGTACACTGGTGCCGCGTACGTGCTGGCAGTGGCATTCCTGGTGTTGCCTTTCCTGCTCCTAGGTAACCCTTATGCTGCCCTGGCGTGGACCGGGATCAACGCGGTGGGCCTGATCGCTGTCTTCAACTACTATGTGTCGGTGGCCCGGGACATCTCCTTCAAGGATCGCTTCCTGGAGATGGCCGCTATCAGCCTGGGGGTGGCGGTGGTGAGCTTCGGGCTGGGATACCTCGTGCGCGTGTTCCTCGGGGTGGATGTATGA